Genomic window (Actinomycetota bacterium):
GGCTGGCCGGCGCCTACGGCCGGGACACCGTGGCCCCGAAGTACCCGGTGGGGGCCAACCGGGTCCGCCTGGCCATCGAGTCCCTGGCTGAGCGGCTGGGGGCGGCCGAGGGGAGCCTGGCCGACCTGGGGTGCGGCGGCGGCGACCTGTGCGTGGAGGTGGCGCGCCTGGGCATGGCCCCGACCGGCGTCGACATCGCGGAAGGCATGATCGAACAGGCCGGCCGGGCCGCCCAGTCGCTTGAACCCGACGTCCGAGGGCGCCTGCGGTTCGTGCTGGCAGACGTCCTGGCGAGCGGTCTCCCCGACGCGTCGTTCGACGCCGTGACCGCGCTCGGCCTGATCGAGTACCTCCCGGAGGACGGACCGCTGCTGCGGGAGGCGCACCGCCTGCTCCGCCCGGGGGGCGTCCTGGTGGTGTCCTGCCGGAACCGCCTGTTCAACCTGGCCAGCCTGAACGAGTTCACGGCCCGTGAGGTGGAGGCGGGGGGCGCCCTCCCGCTGCTGGAAGAGATCACGGACCTGGGCCGGCACGGCCTTTCCGCAGACGCGCTGGCCGACTTCGCGGGCCGGCTCGGCGACCTGGCCCCGGCCTTGCGCGAGGCCCTGGAGGAGGATCGCCGGACCCCGGCCGAGGGGGCGGGCCCGCGGCCGTCGTTCGGCCAGGAGCGCCGGCAGCACTCGCCCGAGGAGCTGGCGAGTTCGGCGCGGGCCGCCGGGTTCGCCGGCCCGGGGTTCGTGGGGGTCCATCCCCATCCGCTGCCCCCGGCGGCGGAGCCGCTGGCCCCGCGGTTCTACAACCAGCTGGCCCGGGCCTTCGAGGCGCTGGAGCGTGAGCCGCTCGCCATGACCTGGAGCTCGGCCTTCCTCGGCGTCTTCACCAGGCCGGAGGGCTAGGCCGGCGTGCTCACCATCGTCATGTACCACTACGTCCGGGACCTCGAGCGGTCCTCCCATCCCCGCCTGAAGGCGCTGCGGACCGCGGACTTCGACGGCCAGCTCGAGTACGTCCTGCGCCACTACGCGCCGTGCAGCGCCGCCGACGTCGTGGCGGCGTCCCGCGGCCTGGGGAGCCTGCCGGAGAACGCCTGCCACCTGAGCTTCGACGACGGGTTCCTGGACCACTTCATGACGGTGTTCCCTCGCCTGGAATCGCGCGGG
Coding sequences:
- a CDS encoding methyltransferase domain-containing protein, producing MAPKYPVGANRVRLAIESLAERLGAAEGSLADLGCGGGDLCVEVARLGMAPTGVDIAEGMIEQAGRAAQSLEPDVRGRLRFVLADVLASGLPDASFDAVTALGLIEYLPEDGPLLREAHRLLRPGGVLVVSCRNRLFNLASLNEFTAREVEAGGALPLLEEITDLGRHGLSADALADFAGRLGDLAPALREALEEDRRTPAEGAGPRPSFGQERRQHSPEELASSARAAGFAGPGFVGVHPHPLPPAAEPLAPRFYNQLARAFEALEREPLAMTWSSAFLGVFTRPEG